The Fischerella sp. PCC 9605 genome contains a region encoding:
- a CDS encoding DUF1822 family protein, which produces MSYELIQVANMTCPFGNPREWLLETSSTLQAQSWRQSLVYATPASRWCAYINQICLDTFLNWIKTEYFPEATVWPNAHTMTTFWEFVNGTAILLRNQRVVLIPSEAIDDSELEIPQEWVDIPNWAADYYLAVQVKPDGESVRIWGYITHKQLKSVGSYDPLDRTYCIDAQHLTKDLNAFCLSVQFCTEEETQATITPLPELSTTVAENLISRLSNSTVTFPRLAIPFTTWASLLANEHWRQRLYEQRQQSRSVKEQKPVNLSCWLKGIYETPWQPIETILGSNSKSLAFNFRSVAGLRTASVRRAKLIDLGMQIKSQKVVLLIALIPENDRQVSVRVQLHPPLGEIYLPANIKLALLLESGETIQEVQAREQDNYVQLKRFDVEVGEYFNIQIALDGYQIAESFVV; this is translated from the coding sequence ATGAGTTATGAATTGATTCAGGTTGCAAACATGACTTGCCCGTTCGGTAATCCGAGAGAATGGTTGTTAGAAACCTCATCAACACTCCAAGCACAGTCTTGGCGGCAAAGCTTGGTTTATGCTACACCTGCCAGTCGTTGGTGCGCTTATATTAATCAAATTTGTCTCGATACCTTTTTGAATTGGATCAAAACTGAATATTTTCCCGAAGCTACTGTCTGGCCAAATGCCCATACCATGACAACTTTTTGGGAATTTGTAAATGGTACAGCAATTTTATTAAGAAATCAGCGAGTAGTTTTAATTCCCAGCGAAGCTATAGATGATAGCGAATTAGAAATACCTCAGGAATGGGTAGATATTCCTAACTGGGCAGCAGACTATTATTTAGCAGTCCAAGTCAAACCAGATGGTGAATCGGTGCGAATTTGGGGTTACATAACCCATAAACAACTCAAATCTGTTGGTAGCTACGATCCATTAGACAGGACTTATTGCATAGACGCACAGCATTTAACAAAAGACCTCAATGCTTTCTGTTTGAGTGTTCAATTTTGTACAGAAGAAGAAACTCAAGCTACAATAACTCCACTACCAGAACTATCAACAACTGTTGCCGAGAATCTCATATCAAGATTGAGTAATTCAACAGTTACTTTTCCTAGGCTGGCTATACCATTTACAACTTGGGCATCACTACTTGCAAATGAACACTGGCGACAGCGCTTATACGAACAACGGCAACAGTCACGATCTGTCAAAGAGCAAAAGCCAGTGAATCTCAGCTGTTGGCTCAAAGGTATTTACGAGACTCCTTGGCAACCTATTGAAACTATTTTAGGTTCAAACTCAAAAAGTTTAGCCTTTAATTTTAGAAGTGTCGCTGGCTTAAGAACTGCCAGTGTCAGGCGAGCCAAGCTGATTGATTTGGGAATGCAAATCAAGTCTCAGAAAGTGGTGCTACTAATTGCCTTGATACCTGAGAACGATAGACAAGTTAGTGTTCGCGTCCAACTACATCCACCTCTTGGAGAAATCTACTTACCTGCAAATATCAAGCTGGCTTTGCTTTTAGAATCAGGAGAGACGATTCAAGAAGTACAAGCTAGAGAACAAGATAACTATGTGCAATTGAAGCGCTTTGATGTAGAAGTAGGAGAATACTTTAATATCCAAATTGCCCTTGATGGTTATCAGATCGCAGAAAGTTTTGTGGTTTAG
- a CDS encoding transposase codes for MGLFPPLNGGGEGVKYGRKGKGILIHTLTDGNGLPLANRTTPANGSQTDQVIPLLDSVKVKTNRPGRPRKRVKVLAADKGYDSKDKRAALRKRGIRPQLPKRVWKTKKNRGRPIKISVPRFQQERCFAWYQRKYRRLVVRWSEFPPASMLFFP; via the coding sequence ATGGGTCTTTTTCCCCCGCTTAATGGTGGCGGTGAAGGTGTTAAGTACGGTCGGAAAGGTAAGGGAATTTTAATACACACCTTGACCGATGGCAATGGTCTGCCCTTGGCTAATCGCACAACCCCAGCCAACGGTAGCCAAACAGATCAAGTGATACCACTGTTAGATAGTGTCAAGGTCAAAACGAATAGACCCGGTAGACCTCGTAAACGAGTCAAAGTACTCGCTGCTGATAAAGGTTACGATTCTAAGGATAAACGTGCAGCCTTGCGTAAACGTGGTATTAGACCACAGTTACCTAAGCGTGTTTGGAAGACCAAGAAAAATCGAGGCAGACCAATTAAAATCTCAGTTCCACGCTTTCAGCAAGAACGTTGTTTCGCCTGGTATCAAAGAAAATACCGCCGTCTCGTTGTGCGATGGAGCGAATTTCCGCCTGCTTCAATGCTTTTCTTTCCTTAG
- a CDS encoding serine/threonine-protein kinase yields the protein MTITQLNNRYQVIQVLGAGGFGETFLAEDTHMPSRRRCVIKQLKPVTNDPQTYKMIQQRFEREAAILELLGESSDQIPKLYAYFSEHGQFYLVQEWIQGQTLTNIVEAQGPLGENTVKEILLSLLSVLDYVHSKGIIHRDIKPDNIILRAVNNKPVLIDFGAVKETIRSIVAYPGYPTQSLVIGTPGYMPSEQAAGRPVYATDIYSLGLTAIYLLTGQPPHELQTNPQTGEILWQHLASGVSSQFAMVLNQAIKPQASDRYSTASKMLHALQSVSTIPPTPSYSTTQSTIALSPGAAKIQQNQPLSSSQKSAFIPASSTSGNWQKPALIFGGLVVGGLIGGIAIANIIRQPQPEEIITTSPIPGITQESTAANPTPTSPSVTPTTEPTDTPVASQPPPAPIAPPAPQPQPETSVSSPPPVASTPEPQQPSTFEPAEPPPEDSQPSVVPTPEQTQPPETPVPPVSSPPPRQENQPKVATNTISRSVPGFPTGTSENTVKASLGKPTKVSRGLWNTRAYLYRLEPNRVDLGYLFDRKSGVLRQTEVSFAQSVSPGVMQSTLQGMLGGNASGEINQGLQRVYQRQANEYSFSVGGVKGVIQRNKEDQIYIGVWDADLH from the coding sequence ATGACAATAACGCAGTTAAACAATCGTTATCAAGTTATTCAGGTACTTGGTGCTGGTGGGTTTGGCGAAACTTTTTTAGCAGAAGATACCCACATGCCCTCTCGTCGTCGCTGTGTGATTAAGCAACTCAAACCAGTGACAAATGACCCGCAAACCTACAAAATGATTCAACAGCGGTTTGAACGGGAAGCGGCAATCTTGGAATTGCTTGGCGAAAGTAGTGACCAAATTCCCAAACTCTACGCCTATTTTTCTGAGCATGGGCAATTTTACCTTGTCCAAGAATGGATTCAAGGTCAAACTCTGACAAACATTGTTGAAGCTCAAGGGCCACTCGGTGAAAATACAGTCAAGGAAATTTTATTGAGTCTGTTGTCAGTCTTGGATTATGTTCACAGTAAAGGCATCATCCATCGAGATATCAAGCCTGATAACATCATCCTTCGTGCTGTCAATAATAAGCCTGTTTTAATTGATTTTGGTGCAGTTAAAGAAACAATACGTTCTATAGTCGCTTACCCAGGCTACCCCACTCAATCATTAGTGATTGGTACACCAGGATATATGCCTAGCGAACAAGCCGCAGGACGCCCAGTTTATGCTACTGATATCTACAGCTTGGGCTTGACAGCTATTTATCTGCTGACTGGCCAGCCGCCACACGAGTTACAAACTAACCCGCAAACTGGGGAAATACTTTGGCAGCATCTTGCTTCTGGGGTGTCGTCACAATTTGCAATGGTACTCAATCAAGCAATTAAACCCCAAGCTAGCGATCGCTATTCTACTGCTAGCAAAATGCTACATGCCTTGCAATCTGTTAGCACTATTCCCCCAACACCATCATATTCGACAACTCAATCTACAATTGCCCTGTCTCCTGGTGCTGCAAAAATTCAGCAAAATCAGCCTTTGTCTTCTTCCCAAAAGTCTGCTTTTATCCCTGCGTCTTCCACTTCTGGGAATTGGCAAAAACCCGCTTTGATTTTTGGTGGTTTGGTAGTGGGTGGTTTGATTGGTGGGATAGCGATCGCTAATATTATTCGTCAGCCACAACCAGAAGAAATTATTACTACATCACCTATACCGGGAATTACACAAGAATCTACCGCTGCAAATCCAACTCCTACATCACCATCTGTTACTCCTACTACCGAACCCACCGACACGCCTGTTGCTTCCCAGCCTCCTCCTGCCCCAATTGCACCACCTGCACCACAACCACAGCCAGAAACTTCTGTTTCTTCCCCACCACCAGTTGCATCTACACCAGAACCGCAACAGCCATCAACATTTGAACCAGCAGAACCACCGCCAGAAGACTCTCAACCCTCAGTAGTTCCCACACCAGAACAGACGCAACCTCCAGAAACTCCTGTTCCTCCTGTATCCTCTCCACCTCCACGGCAGGAAAATCAACCAAAAGTTGCAACTAATACCATTAGTCGCAGTGTTCCTGGATTCCCTACAGGTACTTCTGAAAATACCGTGAAAGCATCATTGGGCAAACCTACTAAGGTTTCTAGAGGTTTATGGAACACCCGCGCTTATCTTTACCGATTAGAGCCAAATCGTGTTGACCTTGGTTATTTATTTGACAGAAAATCAGGAGTGCTACGGCAAACAGAAGTATCTTTTGCTCAGTCTGTCTCGCCTGGGGTGATGCAATCAACATTGCAGGGAATGCTAGGGGGCAATGCTTCGGGTGAAATTAACCAAGGATTGCAAAGAGTATATCAGCGTCAAGCTAACGAATACTCATTTAGTGTTGGTGGAGTCAAAGGCGTGATTCAACGCAACAAAGAAGATCAGATTTATATTGGTGTTTGGGATGCAGATTTGCATTAA
- a CDS encoding transposase, which produces MGHTLPERHVLNTLLYILITLCRWCDVPQGEIWASKSAAHRWLQRWQKDGSLDNLQARILRIAEERGLINWDYGAVDGSFSPA; this is translated from the coding sequence CTGGGCCACACGCTCCCGGAACGTCATGTACTTAACACCTTGCTGTATATATTGATAACTCTATGTCGTTGGTGCGATGTTCCACAGGGAGAAATCTGGGCATCCAAAAGTGCCGCACACAGATGGCTACAACGTTGGCAAAAAGATGGAAGCTTAGATAATTTACAAGCACGTATATTAAGGATTGCAGAAGAAAGAGGATTAATCAACTGGGATTATGGTGCAGTTGATGGGTCTTTTTCCCCCGCTTAA
- a CDS encoding CHASE2 domain-containing protein, producing the protein MSKLVVISLLGGDLNRGFPVVTAQLWDVNQSFPMKFTGSLPAVPELGELYKRWRLLYEAVHYRLGSNHRIKVHSQDITNISVHDFDDVCQQLKASINGWLNSESFQNIERQLRTLLSPNDEIRVIFETNVALLHRLPCHLWNFFEDYPKAELALSNQEYTPPQIIRKSPTNKVKILAILGNSFGIDVEKDRSLLQNLAGAETEFLVEPTRREVDEQLWNHNWDILFFAGHSVSVADGETGQIYINQDESLTVSQLKNALKAAITRGLKLAIFNSCDGIGLARDLADLNIPQMIVMREGVPDLVAQEFLKNFLPAFAGGKPFYLAVREARERLQGLENDFPCASWLPVICQNPTTIPVTWQELCGRTSDTKSDSTKSKISTLKHNLRTILLSTAIATTSAISLRYFGVFEKAELQTFDQMMLLRPQEEPDPRLLIVEITEKDIQSRREITLGSKSISDNTLAQLLKQLQKYQPRVIGVDIYRDSADPQDQSNSINLASELSNENVVVVCKGKDSTYDPQGVKPPEGVPVEGQGFTDAIHDPDGIVRRQILMMAQEPSSPCETPHSLSLQLAARYLFYENITPELTEDYIKFGTKVIKRLKSGRSGGYQQGTDLGGFQILINYRNAYSPRISLADVLNGQISPDLVKDKIILIGVTANSSSDAWSTPYSGGQQYYQRIPGVLIQAEMTSQILSAALDKRPILWVLPYWGDILWIFGWSLAASLIVCRNRSFVSKSCIIIATVFILYGVCLVKIFVPGLWVPFIPSAFAVVTSSTVMLLADKKMNDNYLNIQNRKFS; encoded by the coding sequence ATGAGTAAATTAGTCGTTATCAGCTTGTTAGGAGGAGACTTAAATCGAGGATTCCCTGTAGTTACTGCTCAACTATGGGATGTGAATCAATCTTTCCCAATGAAATTTACAGGTAGTTTGCCAGCAGTACCTGAACTAGGCGAACTCTATAAAAGGTGGCGGTTACTGTATGAAGCCGTACATTATCGTTTGGGCAGCAATCATCGCATTAAAGTGCATTCCCAAGATATTACCAATATCTCTGTGCATGACTTTGATGATGTATGTCAACAACTAAAAGCAAGCATCAATGGGTGGTTGAATTCAGAGTCATTCCAAAATATTGAACGCCAGTTGCGGACTTTACTCAGTCCCAATGACGAAATTCGAGTAATTTTTGAAACAAATGTTGCTTTACTGCATCGGCTGCCTTGCCATTTGTGGAACTTTTTTGAGGATTATCCGAAAGCAGAATTAGCTTTAAGCAATCAGGAATATACGCCTCCTCAGATAATACGAAAATCTCCCACAAACAAAGTCAAGATTTTAGCAATTCTGGGTAACAGCTTTGGTATTGACGTTGAGAAAGACCGCTCTTTGCTACAGAATTTGGCTGGTGCAGAAACTGAATTTCTGGTGGAACCAACACGTAGAGAAGTTGATGAACAACTATGGAATCACAATTGGGATATTCTGTTTTTTGCAGGACATAGCGTTAGTGTTGCTGATGGAGAAACTGGGCAAATTTACATCAATCAAGACGAAAGCTTAACAGTTTCGCAGTTAAAGAATGCGCTGAAAGCGGCAATTACACGCGGTTTAAAACTGGCTATTTTTAACTCCTGTGATGGAATTGGCTTAGCGCGAGATCTGGCTGATTTGAATATTCCGCAAATGATTGTGATGCGCGAAGGGGTACCAGATTTAGTAGCGCAGGAATTCTTGAAAAACTTTCTCCCTGCTTTTGCTGGTGGTAAGCCATTTTACCTAGCTGTGCGAGAAGCGCGGGAAAGACTCCAAGGACTAGAAAATGACTTTCCCTGTGCCAGTTGGTTGCCAGTTATCTGCCAAAATCCTACGACTATTCCAGTTACTTGGCAAGAACTGTGCGGTAGAACCAGTGACACTAAGTCTGATTCCACGAAAAGCAAAATTTCGACTCTTAAGCATAACCTCCGGACTATACTGCTTAGTACTGCGATCGCCACAACTTCAGCTATCAGTTTGAGATACTTCGGAGTGTTTGAGAAAGCCGAATTGCAAACCTTCGACCAAATGATGCTACTGCGACCTCAGGAAGAACCAGATCCCAGATTGCTGATTGTGGAAATCACTGAGAAAGACATCCAATCTCGACGGGAAATCACTTTAGGTTCAAAATCAATCTCAGATAATACCCTAGCTCAGTTACTCAAGCAATTACAAAAGTATCAACCGCGAGTAATTGGAGTGGATATCTATCGAGACTCTGCCGATCCACAAGATCAGTCAAATTCGATAAATCTCGCCAGTGAACTTAGCAACGAGAATGTTGTTGTTGTCTGCAAAGGCAAGGATAGCACATACGACCCCCAAGGCGTTAAACCTCCAGAGGGAGTACCTGTAGAAGGTCAGGGTTTTACTGATGCAATCCACGATCCAGATGGTATCGTTCGCCGCCAAATTCTAATGATGGCGCAGGAGCCTTCATCTCCTTGTGAAACACCTCACTCACTGAGTTTACAACTGGCTGCTCGTTATTTATTTTACGAAAACATAACACCAGAATTAACCGAAGATTATATAAAATTTGGCACTAAGGTCATCAAACGCTTGAAATCTGGTCGCAGTGGTGGTTATCAACAAGGAACGGATTTAGGAGGCTTTCAAATACTAATCAATTATCGTAATGCTTATTCTCCAAGAATTTCTCTTGCAGATGTGCTTAATGGTCAGATTAGCCCCGATTTAGTTAAAGATAAAATTATTCTCATAGGGGTTACTGCTAATAGTAGCAGTGATGCTTGGTCAACTCCCTACAGTGGAGGGCAGCAATATTACCAGAGAATACCAGGCGTTTTGATACAAGCCGAAATGACCAGCCAAATCTTGAGTGCTGCTTTAGACAAAAGACCCATTCTTTGGGTTTTGCCTTACTGGGGTGATATTCTATGGATATTTGGGTGGTCCTTAGCAGCTAGTCTGATAGTTTGTCGCAATCGTTCATTCGTAAGTAAAAGCTGTATAATAATTGCTACGGTTTTCATCCTATACGGTGTGTGTTTAGTAAAAATTTTTGTACCAGGATTATGGGTTCCATTTATTCCCTCTGCCTTTGCTGTGGTTACAAGCAGTACTGTGATGTTACTTGCTGATAAAAAGATGAATGATAACTACTTAAATATACAGAACCGTAAATTTTCTTAA
- a CDS encoding SAM-dependent methyltransferase → MFNCPLSREKADRLVKQLAIADDSCVLDVGCGEGEFLIQIAERYKISGIELDSNPECIALANEKARLRVPDENLSFVCQDARSFNWEAHKVDLIICIG, encoded by the coding sequence TTGTTTAACTGTCCACTCTCGCGCGAGAAAGCTGACCGTCTTGTAAAGCAACTTGCCATTGCTGATGATAGTTGTGTCCTAGATGTTGGTTGCGGTGAAGGGGAGTTTTTAATTCAAATTGCGGAGCGATATAAAATTAGTGGGATTGAACTTGACAGCAATCCAGAATGTATCGCGCTAGCCAATGAAAAAGCACGCTTGCGAGTTCCAGACGAAAATTTGTCCTTTGTTTGCCAAGATGCGCGATCGTTTAATTGGGAAGCACATAAAGTAGACTTAATCATTTGCATTGGCTGA
- the dxs gene encoding 1-deoxy-D-xylulose-5-phosphate synthase, whose translation MHLSEITHPNQLHGLSIRQLQQIARQIRDKHLQTVAATGGHLGPGLGVVELTLGLYQTLDLDRDKVIWDVGHQAYPHKLITGRYSRFDTLRQKDGIAGYLKRCESKFDHFGAGHASTSISAALGMALARDAKGEKFKVAAIIGDGALTGGMALEAINHAGHLPKTNLLVVLNDNEMSISPNVGAIPRYLNKMRLSGPVQFLKDNFEEQVKQIPFVGESLSPELGRIKEGMKRLAVPKVGAVFEELGFTYIGPVDGHNLEELIATFQQAHQIPGPVLVHVATTKGKGYEIAEQDQVGYHAQTPFNLTTGKAIPSNKPKPPGYSKVFAHTLVKLAEQNPKIIGITAAMATGTGLDKLQAKLPNQYIDVGIAEQHAVTLSAGLASEGMRPVVAIYSTFLQRAYDQIIHDVCIQNLPVFFCMDRAGIVGADGPTHQGMYDIAYLRCIPNMVLMAPKDEAELQRMIVTGVNHTTGPIAMRFPRGNGYGVPLMEEGWEPLEIGKAEILRHGDDVLMLGYGTMVHSALQAAEILSEHGIEATVINARFAKPLDTELIFPLAQTIGRVVTLEEGCVMGGFGSAVAEALLDADIVVPIKRIGVPDVLVEHAQPNESKAELGLTSPQIAEKILQAFFSQQRSAVV comes from the coding sequence ATGCATTTGAGTGAAATTACTCATCCCAACCAGTTGCATGGTTTATCAATTCGACAGCTGCAACAAATAGCTCGTCAGATCCGGGATAAGCATTTGCAAACCGTAGCTGCTACCGGAGGACATTTGGGACCTGGGTTAGGTGTTGTAGAGTTGACCTTAGGGCTGTACCAAACACTAGACTTAGACCGTGATAAAGTTATTTGGGATGTAGGACATCAAGCGTATCCTCATAAACTCATTACAGGACGCTATAGTCGCTTCGATACCCTACGGCAAAAAGACGGAATTGCTGGTTATCTCAAACGTTGTGAAAGCAAATTTGACCATTTCGGCGCAGGACACGCTTCTACTAGCATCTCCGCAGCTTTGGGTATGGCTTTAGCGCGAGACGCCAAAGGGGAAAAATTTAAAGTTGCAGCCATCATTGGTGATGGGGCGCTGACTGGTGGTATGGCATTAGAAGCCATCAATCACGCCGGACATCTACCCAAAACTAATTTACTAGTTGTCCTCAACGACAACGAAATGTCAATATCTCCTAACGTTGGGGCAATTCCCCGCTACCTCAACAAAATGCGCCTTAGCGGGCCGGTGCAGTTTCTCAAAGATAATTTTGAGGAACAAGTTAAGCAAATTCCTTTTGTTGGTGAATCTCTTTCTCCAGAACTAGGACGCATTAAAGAAGGGATGAAGCGCTTGGCTGTACCAAAAGTGGGTGCAGTTTTTGAAGAACTCGGCTTTACTTACATTGGTCCAGTAGACGGGCATAATTTAGAAGAATTGATTGCTACCTTCCAACAGGCACATCAAATCCCCGGGCCTGTGTTAGTGCATGTGGCAACAACGAAGGGCAAAGGCTACGAAATTGCCGAACAAGACCAAGTCGGCTACCATGCCCAAACTCCCTTCAACTTGACTACAGGTAAAGCAATTCCCTCTAACAAACCCAAACCCCCTGGCTACAGTAAAGTTTTTGCCCACACCTTAGTCAAACTCGCCGAACAAAACCCGAAAATCATCGGTATTACTGCCGCGATGGCAACCGGAACAGGCTTAGACAAACTCCAAGCCAAGTTACCCAATCAATATATCGATGTGGGTATTGCCGAACAACATGCCGTCACTCTCTCTGCTGGACTTGCATCTGAAGGTATGCGTCCTGTAGTCGCTATCTACTCTACCTTCCTGCAACGCGCCTACGACCAGATCATTCACGATGTCTGCATCCAAAACTTGCCTGTATTCTTCTGCATGGATCGGGCTGGAATTGTCGGTGCTGATGGCCCCACCCACCAAGGTATGTACGACATTGCCTATCTGCGCTGTATTCCCAATATGGTACTGATGGCACCCAAAGACGAAGCCGAATTACAGCGGATGATCGTGACTGGCGTAAACCACACCACCGGGCCAATCGCTATGCGTTTTCCCCGTGGTAACGGCTACGGCGTCCCCTTAATGGAAGAAGGTTGGGAACCTCTGGAAATTGGCAAAGCAGAAATTCTCCGCCACGGCGATGACGTGTTAATGTTAGGCTACGGCACTATGGTGCATTCAGCCCTGCAAGCGGCAGAAATTCTCAGCGAACACGGTATAGAAGCGACTGTGATTAATGCCCGTTTTGCCAAGCCTTTAGATACAGAATTGATCTTCCCATTAGCACAGACAATTGGGCGCGTTGTGACATTGGAAGAAGGCTGCGTCATGGGTGGCTTTGGTTCCGCAGTGGCAGAAGCTTTGCTAGATGCTGATATTGTGGTTCCAATCAAGCGAATTGGCGTGCCAGATGTGTTGGTGGAACATGCACAACCAAATGAATCCAAGGCAGAATTAGGCTTAACAAGTCCGCAGATTGCTGAAAAGATTTTGCAAGCTTTCTTTAGTCAGCAAAGATCGGCAGTAGTCTAA
- the mtnA gene encoding S-methyl-5-thioribose-1-phosphate isomerase, translating into MFSQTNQVYPVIWHNDSVSLIDQTRLPSEYAFVEISRSEDMAVAIKTMIVRGAPAIGVAAAYGMYLGAREIHTNNRDEFLHHLENVADMLRCTRPTAVNLFWAISRMIKVAYETLGSVGDIKKALFQTAQTINAEDLQTCQAIGDNGLKVLPTRLEQLTLLTHCNAGALATAGYGTALGVVRSAWREGRLTRVFADETRPRLQGAKLTTWECVQEGIPVTLITDSMAAHCMKQGMIDAVIVGADRIAANGDTANKIGTYSLALVSKAHHIPFFVAAPLSTVDFSLSDGSQIPIEERDPTEIYQVGETILTPAGVEFYNPAFDVTPAELITAIITENGAFAPGELKQLQLKQMV; encoded by the coding sequence ATGTTTTCCCAAACTAACCAAGTCTATCCTGTTATTTGGCACAACGATTCAGTTTCACTCATTGACCAAACCCGCCTGCCGAGTGAATACGCATTTGTCGAAATTAGTCGCAGTGAAGATATGGCAGTAGCAATCAAAACTATGATTGTTAGAGGTGCGCCTGCTATTGGTGTTGCTGCTGCTTATGGAATGTATCTTGGGGCAAGGGAAATTCACACAAACAACCGCGATGAATTTTTGCATCACTTGGAAAATGTGGCGGATATGTTGCGTTGCACTCGTCCGACGGCAGTGAATTTATTTTGGGCGATATCTCGGATGATCAAGGTAGCATATGAAACGCTAGGCAGTGTAGGCGACATCAAAAAAGCTCTGTTTCAAACTGCCCAAACTATCAATGCGGAGGATTTACAAACCTGTCAGGCAATCGGTGATAATGGCTTAAAAGTTTTGCCTACTCGCCTAGAACAACTGACTTTACTGACTCATTGCAACGCTGGGGCATTAGCAACCGCAGGTTATGGTACAGCTTTGGGTGTGGTGCGTTCCGCTTGGCGAGAAGGACGGTTGACACGGGTATTTGCTGACGAAACCCGCCCAAGGTTGCAAGGTGCAAAACTCACTACCTGGGAATGTGTCCAAGAAGGCATTCCAGTTACGTTAATTACTGACAGTATGGCTGCCCATTGCATGAAGCAGGGTATGATTGATGCCGTTATTGTCGGTGCTGATCGAATCGCTGCTAATGGAGATACAGCTAACAAAATTGGCACGTATAGTTTAGCACTTGTATCTAAAGCACATCATATTCCTTTCTTTGTGGCTGCGCCGCTTTCGACTGTTGATTTTTCCCTATCTGATGGCAGTCAAATTCCGATTGAGGAGCGTGACCCAACAGAAATATATCAAGTTGGTGAAACCATCCTAACACCAGCAGGCGTGGAATTTTATAATCCTGCTTTTGATGTCACCCCAGCAGAATTAATCACAGCCATCATTACAGAGAATGGTGCATTTGCTCCTGGTGAGTTAAAACAGTTACAGCTAAAGCAAATGGTTTAG
- a CDS encoding RRXRR domain-containing protein, giving the protein MLRVPVLSPSGKQLMPTKASRARRWLKEGKARVVCNDLGIFQIQLVRCPRTTNTQPITVGIDPGKHYTVIGVQSAKSTLWLAHLQLPFKIVRERMEQRRMMRRGRRGRRINRKIAFSKRAHRQRRFDNRRQCKIPPSIRANRELELRVLDELSLIYPGQTHLIFTNQKCLS; this is encoded by the coding sequence ATGTTACGAGTACCAGTTTTATCGCCATCAGGCAAACAATTAATGCCAACAAAGGCTAGTAGGGCGCGTCGTTGGCTCAAAGAGGGGAAAGCGCGGGTTGTGTGCAACGACCTTGGTATTTTCCAAATCCAATTAGTTAGATGCCCTAGAACTACCAACACGCAGCCTATTACAGTTGGTATCGACCCTGGCAAGCATTACACAGTTATTGGTGTGCAGTCCGCAAAGTCTACCCTGTGGTTAGCTCATCTCCAATTGCCGTTCAAAATTGTGCGAGAACGCATGGAGCAACGGCGCATGATGCGGAGAGGGCGTAGAGGCAGACGGATTAACCGCAAGATTGCATTCTCAAAACGCGCACATCGTCAACGACGCTTTGACAACCGTCGTCAATGTAAGATTCCACCAAGTATTCGTGCTAACCGCGAATTAGAATTGCGAGTGCTTGACGAGTTATCGCTGATTTACCCAGGGCAAACGCATCTAATTTTCACAAACCAAAAATGTTTGAGTTGA